The Candidatus Dechloromonas phosphoritropha genome includes a region encoding these proteins:
- a CDS encoding IS256 family transposase has translation MTGYEVSVGTDLLPGLLNGQDGLAKLVEAVLNQVLEAQVTETLGATRHERTDERAGYRNGYRPRTLYTRVGPVTLLVPQTRDGSFSTDIFKRYQRSEQAFVLALMEMVVHGVSTRKVSAITEELCGASFSKSTVSALCAGLEPRVSAFNERRLDGEYPFVLVDALFIKSRQEDRVVSRAVLTVSGIRSDGFREILGVRIGDTESFATWDETFRWLRGRGLKGTQFIISDDHGGLREAAARHFQGASWQRCQVHLMRNILGQCNTRHRAEVAAAVKLVLQAPDLVEAKRRLAEFTERFAKSAPKAVACLEAGFEDAMAVMVLPEKYRKRLRTTNMQERLNEEIRRRERVIRIFPNDESALRLIGALLAEQNEAWQERKYLDMDEFKEWAASRAAASEGNNVVALAS, from the coding sequence ATGACTGGGTATGAGGTTAGCGTAGGAACGGACTTGCTGCCAGGGCTTTTAAACGGGCAGGACGGGCTGGCGAAACTGGTGGAAGCGGTGCTCAATCAAGTACTGGAGGCGCAGGTGACGGAAACGCTGGGGGCGACGCGGCACGAGCGCACGGACGAACGGGCCGGCTATCGCAACGGCTACCGGCCACGCACCCTTTACACGCGGGTTGGGCCGGTGACGCTGCTGGTGCCGCAGACGCGGGACGGCAGCTTTTCGACGGACATCTTCAAGCGCTACCAGCGGAGCGAGCAGGCCTTCGTTCTGGCGCTCATGGAAATGGTCGTGCACGGTGTCTCGACGCGCAAGGTCTCGGCGATCACCGAAGAGCTGTGCGGCGCCAGCTTCTCCAAATCGACGGTGAGCGCACTGTGCGCCGGACTGGAACCGCGGGTCAGCGCGTTCAACGAACGGCGGCTGGACGGCGAGTATCCCTTCGTGCTGGTCGATGCCCTGTTCATCAAGAGTCGGCAAGAAGATCGTGTGGTTTCGCGTGCCGTGCTGACCGTCTCAGGCATCCGCTCCGATGGCTTCCGGGAGATTCTGGGCGTGCGGATCGGCGACACCGAGAGCTTCGCCACCTGGGACGAGACCTTCCGCTGGCTCAGAGGGCGCGGCCTCAAGGGCACGCAGTTCATCATCTCGGACGACCACGGCGGCCTGCGTGAAGCGGCAGCGCGGCACTTTCAGGGGGCCAGCTGGCAACGCTGTCAGGTGCATCTGATGCGCAACATTCTGGGCCAATGCAACACCCGCCACCGCGCCGAGGTGGCAGCTGCCGTCAAGCTCGTGCTGCAGGCGCCCGATTTGGTCGAGGCCAAGCGCCGCCTGGCGGAATTCACCGAGCGCTTCGCCAAGAGCGCCCCCAAAGCGGTGGCCTGCCTCGAAGCAGGATTCGAGGATGCCATGGCGGTAATGGTCTTGCCCGAGAAGTATCGCAAGCGGCTACGCACAACGAACATGCAGGAGCGGCTCAACGAGGAAATTCGCCGGCGGGAGCGCGTGATCCGCATCTTCCCCAACGACGAGTCAGCCTTGCGCCTGATCGGCGCTCTGCTGGCCGAACAGAACGAGGCTTGGCAGGAACGGAAGTACCTCGACATGGATGAATTCAAGGAGTGGGCGGCTTCCCGCGCCGCAGCTAGCGAGGGCAACAACGTTGTTGCCCTCGCTAGCTGA